One region of Salvelinus sp. IW2-2015 linkage group LG1, ASM291031v2, whole genome shotgun sequence genomic DNA includes:
- the LOC111962202 gene encoding twist-related protein 2, producing MREEVSCANSPEGGLGASEEELERGSKKSGQTGGRKRVPYHKKDNLGRAEERAVVSGSPNSLVPSGPKRQKKQQNSPTAVVCVAPSSLGPSGLGLGSGGEPFEDLHTQRVIANVRERQRTQSLNDAFASLRKIIPTLPSDKLSKIQILKLASRYIDFLYQVLQSDEMDAKLASCNYLAHERLSYAFSVWRMEGAWAMSASH from the coding sequence atgcgCGAGGAGGTGTCCTGCGCCAACTCCCCCGAGGGGGGGCTGGGGGCCAgcgaggaggagctggagagggGCTCCAAGAAGAGCGGGCAAACAGGGGGCCGAAAGCGGGTGCCGTACCACAAGAAAGACAATCTGGGTCGGGCCGAGGAGAGGGCCGTTGTCAGCGGGAGCCCCAACAGCCTGGTTCCGTCGGGGCCCAAGCGGCAGAAGAAGCAACAGAACTCCCCCACGGCGGTGGTGTGTGTGGCCCCGTCCTCGCTGGGCCCCAGCGGCCTCGGCTTAGGCTCGGGCGGCGAGCCCTTCGAGGACCTGCACACGCAGCGAGTGATCGCCAACGTGCGCGAGCGCCAGCGTACGCAGTCGCTGAACGACGCCTTCGCCTCGCTGCGTAAGATCATTCCCACGCTGCCATCGGACAAGCTGAGCAAGATTCAGATCCTGAAGCTAGCGTCGCGCTACATCGACTTCCTCTACCAGGTACTGCAGAGCGATGAGATGGACGCCAAGCTGGCCAGCTGCAACTACTTGGCCCACGAACGGCTCAGCTATGCCTTTTCCGTCTGGAGGATGGAGGGCGCCTGGGCCATGTCGGCCAGCCACTAG